One genomic region from Oncorhynchus clarkii lewisi isolate Uvic-CL-2024 chromosome 21, UVic_Ocla_1.0, whole genome shotgun sequence encodes:
- the LOC139378875 gene encoding leukotriene B4 receptor 1-like gives MAHNQSIPLRLLSNFSLPQIIPPSLTNPSSSLYPFSSSTSPPLFLSTSMHILNTTNTSVFGESQSIVGNTTSTTVGALILCLVLLLGLPGNLFIIWSILARARRRSVTTLLILNLAVADGSLMALTPFFVIYLVKKTWVFGNIMCKILFYLCLANMYASIQLIMLMSLHRLVAVVWPKRVAALAGWKAVLRGVLVLWTMVLVASIPALLFRDERKTVHPNGKSRVVCESLHKQQSHVVLQYTLETVLGFVVPYGVIIGSYICILRRIRQTRFRRRIRSENLILAIVVTFGVFWLPYHVINIVQVAAALSPKDSTLKARLDPIWQTSRAVTSALAFISSCANPVLYTFVGKSYIRRDGFAFMARLFEGTAQDSGTRKSRQNSQNSRERDRDAKEVGLKEKEGDLESTTSSNVMSPVCVKPVKNGKPGPIPT, from the exons ATGGCCCACAACCAAAGCATTCCCCTTCGCCTCCTGTCCAACTTCTCCCTCCCCCaaatcatccctccatccctcacaaACCCCTCCTCGTCCCTCTATCCGTTCTCCTCCTCTACATCGCCCCCCCTGTTCCTGTCCACCTCCATGCACATCCTGAACACCACCAACACGTCTGTTTTCGGGGAAAGCCAAAGCATTGTGGGTAATACCACCTCCACAACAGTAGGGGCTCTCATCCTGTGTCTGGTCTTGCTGCTGGGCCTCCCCGGCAACCTCTTCATCATCTGGAGTATCCTGGCGCGTGCCCGCCGCCGCTCCGTCACCACCCTCCTCATCCTCAATCTAGCGGTGGCCGACGGCTCACTCATGGCGCTCACGCCCTTCTTCGTGATCTACCTGGTCAAGAAGACCTGGGTTTTTGGCAACATCATGTGCAAG ATACTCTTTTACTTGTGCCTAGCCAACATGTACGCCTCCATCCAACTGATCATGCTGATGAGCCTGCACAGGCTGGTGGCCGTGGTGTGGCCTAAGCGCGTCGCTGCACTTGCTGGATGGAAGGCGGTACTGCGCGGGGTGCTGGTGCTGTGGACCATGGTGCTGGTCGCGTCCATCCCTGCGTTGCTGTTCAGGGACGAGCGGAAGACCGTGCACCCCAACGGGAAGAGCCGGGTAGTGTGTGAGTCGTTGCACAAGCAGCAGAGTCAT GTGGTGCTCCAGTACACGTTGGAAACAGTGCTGGGATTTGTAGTTCCTTACGGGGTGATTATAGGCAGCTACATCTGCATCCTGCGGAGGATCAGGCAGACAAG GTTCAGGAGGAGGATCCGCAGTGAGAATCTCATCCTGGCCATCGTGGTAACCTTCGGTGTCTTCTGGTTGCCCTACCATGTCATCAACATTGTGCAG GTTGCTGCCGCACTTTCTCCAAAGGATTCAACTCTAAAAGCAAG GCTTGACCCTATTTGGCAGACCAGCCGTGCGGTCACTTCAGCCCTGGCCTTCATCAGCAGCTGTGCCAACCCTGTCCTCTACACTTTTGTTGGCAAGTCCTACATCAGGCGGGACGGCTTTGCCTTCATGGCCCGCTTGTTCGAGGGCACGGCGCAGGACTCTGGGACAAGGAAGAGCCGACAGAACAGCCAGAAtagccgagagagagacagggatgcaaAGGAGGTCGGACTGAAGGAAAAGGAGGGAGACCTAGAGTCGACAACCAGCTCCAATGTCATGAGTCCCGTCTGTGTGAAACCTGTTAAGAATGGCAAGCCGGGCCCGATTCCGACTTAG
- the LOC139378876 gene encoding leukotriene B4 receptor 1-like — MESTAWNTTTYFSTDSSAPNPSIPYSVGISFLLVAMALGLPGNLLVVWTILFRLSRRSITSLFILQLAAADALVLLSAPFFIHQLFKARVWEFGEVMCKLLHYVCGINMYLSILLITLMGVDRLHGVLHPFWSQRVRTKSRLFPIMGVVWALAMVLPTPQLVYRQVRKGECTTHHPGPAHQVFHYSLETVTAFLVPFSIMTFCYLRIAHALASSRAHWHHRSYRKTNRLITLIVVTFALLWAPYHLVNILQVGAVLSGSSTDLLGFCLRARTVVIAVAYLSSAVNPLLYAMAGSCSGSSLTIYGSSSRCLGGVAQLLEGTATNMDMPSVRAKHDGSGREKEKEDWGGGKPEGEVEEMTMVPGKREVEKEDEEAEQEKEMTIVPGKKEEEEGN, encoded by the exons TGCTATGGCCTTGGGTCTCCCCGGAAACCTCCTAGTGGTTTGGACCATACTATTCCGCCTGAGTCGCCGTTCCATCAcgtccctcttcatcctccagcTAGCGGCCGCTGACGCACTCGTGCTGCTCTCCGCACCCTTCTTTATTCACCAGCTCTTCAAGGCCAGAGTCTGGGAGTTTGGAGAGGTAATGTGTAAGCTCCTGCATTACGTCTGTGGCATCAACATGTACCTCAGCATCCTATTGATTACCTTGATGGGGGTCGACCGACTCCATGGCGTGCTACACCCTTTCTGGTCCCAGCGCGTCCGGACGAAGTCGAGGCTCTTTCCTATCATGGGTGTGGTGTGGGCGCTGGCTATGGTGCTGCCCACTCCTCAGCTTGTGTACCGCCAGGTCCGAAAGGGGGAGTGTACCACGCATCACCCCGGGCCCGCCCACCAG GTGTTCCACTATTCCCTAGAAACAGTTACTGCGTTCCTGGTCCCCTTCAGCATCATGACGTTCTGCTACTTACGCATCGCTCATGCCTTAGCATCCAGTCGTGCCCACTGGCACCACCGCTCCTACAGGAAGACCAACCGCCTCATCACACTGATAGTCGTGACTTTCGCCCTCTTGTGGGCTCCGTACCACCTGGTCAACATCCTGCAA GTGGGGGCCGTTCTCTCTGGGTCTTCCACGGAtttgctggggttctgtctgaGAGCTAGGACAGTGGTCATAGCTGTAGCTTACCTCAGCAGTGCTGTCAACCCTCTGCTCTATGCCATGGCTGGCTCCTGCTCTGGCTCCTCCCTCACAATCTATGGCTCCTCCTCCAGGTGTTTGGGGGGCGTGGCACAGCTGCTTGAGGGGACGGCCACCAACATGGACATGCCCAGCGTGAGAGCAAAGCATGATGGTagcggtagagagaaagagaaggaggactGGGGAGGTGGGAAACCAGAGGGAGAGGTTGAAGAGATGACAATGGTTCCAGggaaaagagaggtggagaaggaggacGAGGAGGCAGAACAAGAAAAAGAGATGACAATTGTTCCAggaaaaaaggaggaagaggagggaaacTAA